The following proteins are co-located in the Heliorestis convoluta genome:
- a CDS encoding 2-oxoacid:acceptor oxidoreductase family protein, whose protein sequence is MGKLVKIALAGEGGQGVQSVAEILVEAANEEGKEALYIPNFGVEQRGGVSIAFVQISDEEKIGSPKYVKGDIVIALSDRAVRRCAQYVDENTVFIYDTSIEGVEDDLPKNAKKVFGIPAIEVAKNELHPRVFNIIIMGATIRATQVVTPEQAKEALEDKLGYKFEQNPQLRELNYRALSGACNWLKARCKIPAGKRRNSPHGRMESLHYRKR, encoded by the coding sequence ATGGGCAAACTGGTCAAAATCGCACTGGCTGGTGAAGGTGGCCAAGGCGTTCAATCGGTTGCTGAAATTTTGGTTGAAGCGGCTAACGAAGAAGGAAAAGAAGCGCTTTATATCCCTAACTTTGGTGTAGAACAGCGTGGCGGTGTTTCTATTGCTTTCGTTCAGATTTCTGACGAAGAAAAGATTGGTTCACCAAAGTACGTAAAAGGCGATATTGTAATTGCACTTTCCGATCGTGCTGTTCGTCGTTGTGCGCAATATGTCGACGAAAATACGGTATTTATATATGATACTTCCATTGAAGGGGTAGAAGATGATCTGCCCAAAAATGCGAAGAAAGTTTTTGGGATTCCAGCCATTGAAGTAGCAAAAAATGAGTTGCACCCTCGTGTTTTTAACATCATCATCATGGGCGCAACCATTCGGGCGACACAGGTTGTAACACCTGAACAAGCAAAAGAAGCTTTGGAAGATAAGCTAGGATATAAGTTTGAGCAAAATCCTCAACTACGTGAATTAAATTACCGCGCCTTGAGCGGGGCATGCAACTGGTTGAAGGCCAGATGTAAGATCCCTGCGGGAAAAAGGAGGAACTCCCCCCATGGCCGAATGGAAAGTCTACACTACAGAAAGCGGTAA
- a CDS encoding chemotaxis protein CheD — protein sequence MVMAVIKVGIADLNVAVKPDTITTLGLGSCVGVTFYDSSKKIAGLAHVMLPSTELSKAAVLNKAKFADSALPELLRRMVELGAIPRRIQAKMAGGAQMFNFKDPSGQKSIGDRNIEACKVALRKLGIPLVAEDVGGNYGRTIELFTETGILEVRAISKEIKHI from the coding sequence ATGGTTATGGCGGTAATTAAAGTCGGCATTGCCGATTTGAATGTAGCCGTCAAACCAGACACCATCACAACGCTAGGCCTGGGTTCTTGTGTCGGTGTGACCTTCTACGATAGTAGTAAAAAAATTGCAGGGCTTGCCCATGTTATGTTGCCTTCAACAGAACTGTCTAAAGCGGCTGTCTTGAACAAAGCCAAATTCGCTGACTCTGCTTTGCCAGAATTGCTGCGTCGAATGGTTGAGCTTGGTGCAATACCTCGACGGATTCAGGCAAAGATGGCCGGTGGAGCGCAGATGTTTAACTTTAAAGACCCATCGGGACAAAAAAGCATCGGCGATAGGAATATTGAAGCTTGCAAAGTAGCGCTGCGCAAATTGGGAATTCCCTTAGTAGCGGAGGACGTAGGGGGCAACTACGGAAGGACAATTGAGCTATTTACTGAAACAGGAATCTTGGAAGTTCGAGCCATTTCTAAAGAGATAAAACATATATAA
- a CDS encoding DUF4212 domain-containing protein — protein MKKLDKQVANAYYYTRVKHVAIYLSIWFIVSFGVVAFADSLTGFNVNGMPFHYFMGAQGALIIFVVLLFVNAVVSDRVDKSFGIDEEANERLGSGKTLDH, from the coding sequence GTGAAGAAACTTGATAAGCAGGTGGCCAATGCCTACTATTACACCAGGGTGAAGCATGTTGCTATCTATCTGTCCATCTGGTTTATCGTATCCTTTGGGGTAGTTGCTTTTGCCGACTCTTTAACGGGTTTTAATGTGAATGGAATGCCTTTCCACTACTTCATGGGAGCTCAGGGTGCGCTCATCATCTTTGTCGTATTGCTATTTGTTAATGCAGTTGTGAGCGATCGTGTAGACAAGAGCTTTGGTATTGATGAAGAGGCCAATGAAAGGCTAGGGTCTGGAAAAACCTTAGACCATTAA
- a CDS encoding divergent polysaccharide deacetylase family protein codes for MGKKGLFLYLSRPLLIKVVALFGLLAFTLSAYFIVIKFKEPSVPIIFIDAGHGGIDSGARYNNINEKDLNLKIALALGEELQKRGYEIIYSRTEDIDMCTLFGLPYSERQDLQVRVEQVEQSKADLLISIHCNATSNSHERGPMTFYHHSSKESKELAYHLQRHMNYVALNSTPAITYTYQPRSANFYLLRNTSVPAVLVEAGFMSNPEDLKLLLDPLYQQEIVQVLAQGTEEFLQGLSLYDLDFFADPVIRSSEASPEDDTIAVEAEDLYNSLLQWQQISEFFPEDLILQSLTIRGTHVELSFNKALERFLADDPTAFRMSMSALSDRLSTWSFTTFSIRCEGKVLSEQVDRQLEWDQTIPVTSKQAKMAIVIDDLGNRAVGTEELLQINRPITLAIMPFMEHSTEESEKAHRSGFPVIIHLSLEANRASPNWYGPSTIKTSMSDEEIISIVEQAHSSVPHAIGFNNHMGSKATADERVARLLVEKAKKLNWLIVDSRTSEDSKLIEEAKRLDVPYGSRDYFIDVAHSKEGTKKRILEAAKTAMKTGKVLIIGHVGPDGGKSTVQALREVLPELEAKNVEIVSVTDIAQQIQVEERKKASSSTQSL; via the coding sequence GTGGGAAAAAAAGGTCTCTTCCTCTATCTATCTCGTCCTCTTCTGATCAAAGTTGTAGCTCTCTTTGGGCTGTTGGCCTTCACCCTTTCGGCCTATTTTATCGTTATCAAATTCAAGGAACCGTCAGTACCTATCATATTTATCGATGCAGGTCACGGAGGCATTGACAGTGGTGCTCGCTACAATAATATCAATGAAAAAGATTTAAATTTAAAAATCGCCTTGGCTCTCGGGGAAGAATTGCAAAAGCGAGGATACGAGATCATCTATAGTCGCACAGAAGATATCGACATGTGCACCCTGTTTGGACTCCCTTACAGTGAACGACAAGATTTGCAAGTACGAGTTGAGCAGGTAGAACAATCGAAGGCCGACTTATTAATTAGTATCCATTGCAATGCTACCAGTAACAGCCACGAGCGTGGACCTATGACTTTTTACCACCATTCATCAAAAGAAAGCAAAGAGTTGGCCTATCATTTGCAACGGCACATGAACTATGTAGCGTTAAATAGCACGCCTGCGATTACCTATACCTATCAACCACGATCGGCCAACTTTTATCTTCTGCGTAACACTTCTGTACCAGCAGTACTTGTCGAAGCTGGCTTTATGTCCAACCCCGAAGACCTGAAACTTCTTCTAGATCCCCTCTATCAACAAGAGATAGTTCAGGTACTTGCACAAGGAACGGAAGAGTTTTTACAAGGCCTTTCTCTTTATGATCTTGATTTTTTTGCCGATCCTGTCATTCGCTCTTCCGAAGCCTCTCCTGAAGATGATACGATAGCCGTAGAGGCAGAGGATTTATACAATTCCTTGCTACAGTGGCAACAAATCTCAGAGTTTTTTCCCGAAGATTTAATTCTACAAAGTCTTACAATCCGAGGTACTCATGTAGAGCTTAGTTTTAACAAAGCCTTGGAAAGATTTTTAGCCGATGATCCGACAGCTTTCCGCATGTCTATGAGCGCTTTGTCAGATCGCCTTTCTACTTGGTCCTTCACTACCTTTTCTATCCGCTGCGAAGGCAAAGTGCTGTCAGAACAAGTTGATCGCCAGTTAGAGTGGGATCAAACGATACCTGTAACTAGCAAGCAAGCCAAAATGGCCATTGTTATTGACGATCTTGGCAATAGAGCCGTAGGTACTGAAGAATTGTTGCAAATCAATCGCCCCATTACGCTAGCCATTATGCCTTTTATGGAACATTCGACAGAAGAAAGCGAAAAAGCCCATCGTTCTGGCTTTCCTGTCATCATACATCTTTCTTTAGAAGCCAATCGTGCTTCTCCAAATTGGTACGGACCCAGTACGATTAAAACATCTATGTCAGACGAAGAAATTATTTCGATTGTTGAACAGGCCCACTCTTCTGTCCCCCATGCAATCGGTTTTAACAACCACATGGGCTCAAAAGCAACAGCCGACGAGCGGGTTGCCCGGCTACTTGTCGAAAAAGCAAAAAAACTGAACTGGCTGATTGTTGATAGTCGCACATCAGAAGACTCAAAGCTAATCGAAGAAGCAAAGCGTCTAGACGTCCCTTACGGCAGCCGTGACTACTTTATCGATGTGGCTCATAGTAAAGAAGGTACCAAAAAGCGCATATTAGAAGCAGCGAAAACAGCTATGAAGACAGGAAAAGTGCTAATTATCGGACACGTAGGACCCGATGGAGGCAAAAGTACCGTGCAAGCGCTTCGAGAAGTGTTACCAGAACTAGAAGCGAAAAATGTAGAGATCGTATCGGTTACAGATATAGCCCAACAGATACAAGTAGAAGAAAGAAAAAAGGCTTCGAGTTCTACTCAAAGCCTTTAA
- a CDS encoding DUF1540 domain-containing protein yields the protein MSMIKCNVEECHYNQSEFCQASTIHVKSRVPDHMTSISDDTACETFIPKTTKK from the coding sequence ATGTCTATGATTAAATGCAACGTAGAAGAATGTCACTACAACCAAAGCGAATTCTGTCAGGCTTCCACCATCCATGTTAAGTCTAGAGTACCTGATCATATGACCAGTATTTCTGATGATACAGCCTGTGAAACTTTCATTCCCAAAACAACAAAAAAATAA
- the dnaX gene encoding DNA polymerase III subunit gamma/tau yields the protein MAYLALYREWRPGTFQELVGQEHVSCTLQNALVYQRMAHAYLFCGPRGTGKTTTAKILAKALNCSSNIEPKQKPCNECSNCRSINSGSSHDVLEIDAASNRGVDEIRELREQVKYAPQEGTYKVYIIDEVHMLTTEAFNALLKTLEEPPDKVIFILATTEVHKIPATILSRCQRFDFRRLEANQIVTRLREICSHHQINTSDETLHFIARKAEGGLRDALSILDQAHSFAGAAITTEDVTTILGAVGDEALYKMSEHLFEGNLSQALQMLNDLMNRGKEIRPLTKDLLEHYRDRLILATIPNSQSLVNLSPEVFTIISSKSTGDSIEEIQRALTIISKAESEMKWSTHPRLLLEVALIRIARPEDSPAPQRGSSHTTVDPMELQALRRRIESLEKRLQGQITSQAVASDASLITEAPQLAPSSPRQQEPPKKSAISPVRSSESLSFEQVQQCWPAIIEKAKANLSSAPLRAILRNQTRLEKVSGQRVYLLHSCNLYDQPNDPRLKDLALAVQKALSEHFGQTLELQIYHENQGIPISDPSRSTRTPSNTVPFPFIPAKNHTTPPKYAPNEKVIREALGEPNLQIECTDNLPLEKATITYQLKDK from the coding sequence ATGGCCTATTTGGCTCTTTACAGGGAGTGGAGACCTGGCACGTTCCAAGAACTGGTGGGCCAGGAGCATGTTAGCTGTACCTTACAAAATGCATTGGTCTATCAAAGAATGGCTCATGCCTATCTTTTTTGCGGACCTCGCGGAACAGGGAAAACAACAACAGCCAAAATTTTAGCCAAAGCCTTAAACTGTAGCAGTAATATAGAGCCTAAACAGAAGCCCTGCAACGAATGTAGCAATTGTCGTTCTATTAACAGTGGTTCATCTCATGATGTTCTAGAGATTGATGCTGCTTCCAACCGAGGCGTCGATGAAATTCGAGAGCTGCGCGAACAAGTAAAGTACGCACCTCAAGAAGGAACATACAAAGTTTACATTATTGATGAAGTTCATATGCTTACAACAGAAGCATTTAACGCCTTGTTAAAGACATTAGAAGAGCCTCCCGACAAGGTCATTTTCATTCTAGCTACTACAGAAGTCCACAAAATACCAGCAACCATTTTGTCTCGTTGTCAGCGTTTTGATTTTCGTCGTCTTGAAGCAAACCAAATCGTTACCCGTCTGCGCGAGATTTGTAGCCATCATCAAATCAACACCTCTGATGAAACGCTTCATTTTATTGCTCGCAAAGCAGAAGGCGGTCTGCGCGACGCCCTTAGTATCCTTGATCAAGCCCATTCTTTCGCAGGCGCGGCCATAACAACGGAAGATGTAACTACCATACTAGGTGCTGTTGGCGATGAAGCATTGTACAAAATGAGTGAGCATTTGTTCGAGGGAAATCTTTCCCAGGCCTTGCAGATGTTGAATGACTTGATGAATCGAGGTAAAGAAATTCGCCCCCTTACCAAGGACCTTCTTGAACATTATCGTGATCGCTTGATTTTAGCAACCATTCCGAACAGTCAAAGCTTGGTTAATCTATCACCAGAAGTCTTTACTATAATTTCCTCGAAAAGCACAGGCGACTCCATAGAAGAAATTCAAAGGGCACTGACAATTATTAGCAAAGCAGAGTCAGAGATGAAGTGGAGTACGCATCCACGACTGCTTTTAGAAGTTGCTTTGATTCGCATTGCTCGCCCCGAAGATAGCCCGGCACCACAACGAGGTTCCTCCCATACAACGGTTGATCCCATGGAGTTGCAAGCGTTGCGTCGCCGCATCGAAAGTTTAGAAAAGCGTTTACAAGGACAAATCACATCCCAAGCAGTTGCTTCAGACGCTTCCTTGATAACGGAAGCTCCACAACTGGCACCATCTTCTCCCCGACAACAAGAACCTCCGAAAAAAAGTGCCATCTCTCCGGTACGTTCATCAGAAAGCTTATCTTTTGAACAGGTTCAGCAGTGTTGGCCTGCGATTATCGAAAAAGCAAAAGCGAATTTGTCATCAGCACCTCTTCGAGCCATCTTGCGCAACCAGACGAGACTAGAAAAAGTAAGCGGACAGAGAGTTTACTTGCTTCATAGTTGTAATCTCTATGATCAACCCAACGATCCCCGTTTAAAAGACCTTGCTCTTGCTGTTCAAAAAGCTCTATCAGAACATTTTGGACAAACCCTGGAACTGCAAATCTATCATGAAAACCAGGGGATTCCTATAAGCGACCCGTCACGTTCCACAAGAACACCTTCTAATACGGTGCCTTTTCCTTTTATACCTGCAAAAAATCACACAACTCCTCCAAAATATGCTCCCAATGAAAAAGTCATTCGCGAAGCACTGGGGGAGCCGAACCTGCAAATAGAATGTACTGACAATCTACCTCTAGAGAAAGCAACCATCACCTATCAATTGAAAGATAAGTAA
- a CDS encoding thiamine pyrophosphate-dependent enzyme, translated as MTVTTVMEPKMPKCWRQETKPHKFCPGCGHGDVLKALGTAIDELGIQDRVVFGCDIGCSLLSWDFFNFDTIQAHHGRTTPVMTGVKRARPELICIAYMGDGGGYAIGSQHLVNAATRNERIFVLLANNAQYGMTGGQMAPTTLPGMKTETSPYGRDTDWSGNPTLGPEMVAAITPDSAYVARGTMSNLRQLTQMMKKALQNQIDGNGFSFVEALASCPTNWRTNAAKTWEFVEKEMPKYFKVGELKVPAKKEG; from the coding sequence ATGACTGTTACAACAGTAATGGAACCGAAAATGCCCAAGTGCTGGCGTCAAGAGACGAAGCCTCATAAGTTCTGCCCTGGCTGTGGTCATGGTGATGTGTTAAAAGCGCTGGGGACAGCCATTGACGAACTGGGCATTCAAGATCGAGTTGTTTTCGGCTGTGATATTGGATGTTCTCTCTTGTCTTGGGATTTCTTTAACTTCGATACGATTCAGGCACACCACGGTCGGACTACACCTGTCATGACAGGTGTAAAGCGTGCTCGTCCTGAATTGATTTGCATTGCTTATATGGGTGACGGTGGCGGTTATGCCATCGGTTCCCAGCACCTTGTGAACGCAGCGACTCGTAACGAGCGTATCTTTGTTCTTTTGGCTAACAATGCCCAGTACGGCATGACCGGCGGACAAATGGCACCTACAACTTTGCCAGGCATGAAAACAGAAACGTCACCCTACGGTCGTGACACCGATTGGTCAGGTAACCCAACACTGGGTCCCGAGATGGTTGCTGCCATTACACCAGACAGTGCCTATGTAGCTCGCGGTACTATGTCCAACTTGCGTCAATTGACGCAGATGATGAAAAAAGCTCTGCAAAACCAGATTGACGGCAATGGCTTTTCCTTCGTAGAAGCACTTGCTTCTTGCCCAACGAACTGGCGCACCAATGCGGCCAAGACGTGGGAATTTGTGGAGAAAGAAATGCCTAAATACTTCAAAGTCGGTGAACTGAAAGTTCCCGCTAAGAAGGAGGGTTAA
- a CDS encoding pro-sigmaK processing inhibitor BofA family protein yields the protein MMMELTTEQLMLVALVGLMLLLAVHFLWRPIRWIFIIAFNSLLGLLILWATNFVGAFVGFSLPLNLFTALLIGFLGIPGLILVTALKYWLLM from the coding sequence ATGATGATGGAGTTAACGACGGAGCAGCTGATGTTGGTAGCCCTTGTTGGTCTTATGCTTTTACTGGCTGTTCACTTTTTATGGCGTCCCATTCGCTGGATCTTTATCATTGCTTTCAATTCTCTTCTTGGTTTGTTAATCCTCTGGGCCACCAACTTTGTAGGGGCTTTTGTGGGGTTTTCACTCCCTTTGAATCTTTTCACTGCTTTGCTCATAGGATTTCTGGGGATCCCTGGGCTGATTTTGGTAACCGCCTTGAAATACTGGTTATTAATGTAA
- a CDS encoding YbaB/EbfC family nucleoid-associated protein has protein sequence MFGGNMQKMMKQVQKMQTDMAKMQEELAERTVESTAGGGAIKVVVNGKNEVLSISIAPEAVDPDDVEMLQDLVLTAVNEALRKSQEMVAQEMSKITGGVKIPGLF, from the coding sequence ATGTTCGGTGGCAATATGCAAAAAATGATGAAGCAAGTGCAGAAAATGCAAACTGATATGGCCAAAATGCAAGAAGAATTGGCAGAACGTACTGTTGAATCTACAGCCGGAGGCGGGGCTATTAAGGTTGTTGTTAATGGGAAAAATGAAGTCTTATCGATTTCAATTGCGCCTGAGGCCGTCGATCCAGATGATGTAGAAATGCTGCAAGACCTTGTTTTGACAGCTGTCAATGAAGCTTTGCGGAAATCGCAAGAAATGGTGGCGCAGGAAATGTCTAAGATTACGGGTGGAGTCAAAATCCCCGGTCTCTTCTAA
- a CDS encoding sodium:solute symporter family protein: MDQQFLTSMAFIFLSFALYIGIAVYNRARQTSDFYVASRGVPPVWNGMAIAGDWMSAASFLGMAGTVMILGYDGLAYIMGWTGGYLLLTFLLAPQLRKYGRYTVPEFIGDRFDSHKARLIAAIGTMLISFVYIIGQLSGTGVVLGRLFEIDAAIGTIIGVVVITIYATFGGMRGITWTQVAQFIILIIAYLIPVVFMSLQITGNAIPWITYGEIVTKLGELDRDLGISQYFAPFEQTNKAQFLALLFCLMAGTAALPHVIVRFYTVSTMKAARWSGAWALLFICMLYLTAPAYAAFSRFILMTEVAGQPFDALPAWTQTWIDTGRLQMIDTNGDGILQWSEITISNDIVVMATPEIANLGVFVIGLMAAGALAAALSTAGGLLIAISSSFAHDIYYRLINPQASEEKRLLVARLSIAVATIVAGLVALDPPGVITQIVAWAFSLAAGTFFPVLVLGVWWTRCNAQGAIAGMLSGLVVTLTYIILARYFGVSLFGIIDTGAGIFGAPISLLATILVSLATPEPSQKLKEEVMDLRYPEQMTYKDGEVWLHENR; this comes from the coding sequence GTGGATCAGCAATTTCTGACGAGTATGGCTTTTATCTTTCTGTCTTTTGCTCTTTACATTGGGATTGCAGTATATAATCGAGCGAGACAAACATCGGACTTTTACGTGGCGAGCCGCGGTGTTCCTCCAGTGTGGAATGGGATGGCCATTGCCGGTGACTGGATGAGTGCAGCTTCCTTTCTAGGAATGGCCGGTACGGTTATGATTCTTGGCTATGACGGTCTTGCCTATATCATGGGTTGGACTGGCGGTTACTTGCTTTTGACCTTTTTGCTAGCGCCTCAGTTAAGAAAGTATGGTCGCTATACGGTACCGGAGTTTATCGGTGACCGCTTTGACAGTCATAAGGCGAGGTTAATTGCAGCCATTGGGACAATGCTGATCAGCTTTGTTTACATTATTGGGCAATTATCAGGTACCGGCGTTGTTTTAGGACGACTCTTTGAAATAGATGCAGCCATTGGTACAATCATCGGTGTCGTGGTAATCACGATTTATGCTACTTTTGGTGGTATGCGTGGCATTACCTGGACACAGGTGGCACAGTTCATAATTTTAATTATTGCTTATCTAATTCCTGTTGTTTTTATGTCTTTACAGATTACGGGTAACGCAATTCCTTGGATTACCTACGGTGAAATAGTTACGAAGCTCGGCGAGCTTGATCGAGACCTAGGAATCAGTCAGTACTTTGCACCTTTTGAACAGACCAATAAAGCGCAATTTCTGGCATTATTGTTCTGCTTGATGGCGGGTACAGCAGCTCTTCCTCACGTTATTGTTCGCTTTTATACCGTATCGACGATGAAGGCCGCTCGTTGGAGTGGTGCTTGGGCTCTTCTTTTTATCTGTATGCTTTACTTAACAGCGCCGGCTTACGCAGCTTTTTCACGCTTTATCTTGATGACAGAAGTTGCTGGCCAACCTTTTGATGCATTGCCTGCTTGGACACAGACCTGGATCGATACAGGCCGCTTGCAGATGATTGATACAAACGGTGATGGTATTTTACAGTGGTCTGAAATTACGATTAGCAATGATATTGTCGTTATGGCTACACCAGAAATTGCCAACCTAGGTGTTTTTGTTATTGGTTTAATGGCGGCAGGTGCTCTAGCAGCAGCGCTTTCTACGGCAGGTGGATTGCTGATTGCCATCTCTTCTTCATTTGCTCACGATATCTACTATCGCTTGATAAATCCACAGGCCAGTGAAGAAAAGCGCTTACTTGTTGCACGACTTTCTATTGCTGTAGCTACCATTGTCGCTGGTCTAGTAGCACTTGATCCACCTGGTGTTATCACTCAGATTGTAGCCTGGGCTTTCTCACTTGCTGCAGGAACCTTCTTCCCAGTGCTCGTACTTGGTGTGTGGTGGACTCGATGTAATGCCCAGGGTGCAATTGCTGGCATGTTGTCTGGTTTGGTTGTGACTTTAACATATATTATTTTAGCCCGTTACTTTGGCGTTTCTTTGTTTGGTATTATAGACACAGGTGCAGGTATCTTTGGTGCCCCTATTAGCTTACTCGCAACAATTCTTGTTTCATTAGCAACACCAGAACCTTCTCAAAAGTTGAAAGAAGAAGTTATGGATTTACGTTATCCTGAACAGATGACCTATAAAGATGGGGAAGTGTGGCTCCATGAAAATAGATGA
- the recR gene encoding recombination mediator RecR, which yields MLYYAEPVSRLIEELSKLPGIGPKTAQRLAFFLLRQKRSDAVALARAIVDAHDKTLYCSCCMNLSDSDPCRFCQDERRDRSILCVVEDPRDVVAIEKTRDYHGLYHVLHGSLSPMEGIGPEQLKVKELMARLSSPALQEVILASNPTVEGEATSAYLARLIKPMGLKVTRIAHGLPVGGDLEYADQVTLVRALEGRREL from the coding sequence ATGTTGTATTATGCAGAGCCTGTAAGTCGGCTCATTGAAGAGCTTTCTAAATTACCAGGCATCGGTCCAAAAACAGCGCAGCGGCTTGCTTTCTTTTTGCTTCGCCAAAAACGTTCCGATGCCGTTGCCTTGGCTCGAGCGATTGTCGATGCCCATGATAAGACCCTCTATTGTTCTTGTTGTATGAATTTAAGCGATTCCGATCCCTGTCGCTTTTGTCAAGATGAGCGGCGCGATCGATCGATCCTTTGCGTCGTTGAAGATCCAAGAGATGTTGTGGCCATTGAGAAGACGCGAGACTATCACGGTCTTTATCATGTACTTCATGGGTCTTTATCACCCATGGAAGGAATTGGCCCAGAACAGTTAAAAGTGAAAGAATTGATGGCGCGGCTCTCTTCTCCTGCTTTGCAGGAAGTCATTCTGGCCTCGAACCCAACCGTAGAAGGAGAAGCGACTTCCGCCTACCTAGCTCGCCTCATTAAGCCCATGGGCTTAAAAGTGACGAGAATTGCCCACGGGCTGCCTGTAGGTGGAGATTTGGAGTATGCTGACCAAGTTACTTTGGTGCGAGCTTTGGAAGGCCGAAGAGAGCTTTAA
- a CDS encoding 4Fe-4S dicluster domain-containing protein: MAEWKVYTTESGKGRFNLFPGLCKGCGLCIEKCPTDTITWSGKLGIYGTPAVEVQQDPACIACGICQNVCPDCAIVIERLPQDQQKEPKA; the protein is encoded by the coding sequence ATGGCCGAATGGAAAGTCTACACTACAGAAAGCGGTAAAGGAAGATTCAATCTCTTCCCAGGACTTTGCAAGGGCTGCGGCCTCTGCATTGAGAAATGTCCGACCGATACGATTACTTGGTCCGGTAAGCTTGGTATTTATGGCACGCCGGCTGTAGAAGTGCAACAAGATCCTGCGTGCATTGCCTGCGGCATTTGCCAGAACGTATGCCCTGACTGTGCTATCGTGATAGAACGCCTACCTCAAGATCAGCAAAAGGAACCAAAAGCTTAA
- a CDS encoding transketolase C-terminal domain-containing protein translates to MADKPIQGEKRMFVTGNEAVAYAALAADVDIMYGYPITPQNEIMHYYTRLAPKYNKPFLQTEDEISAGFTTVGGVMSGKRAFTATAGPGNTLIQESMSMAEMMRIPTVVVIMQRGGPSTATVIYSQQEVTMTCYGANGEGIRVVYSTCNHQELYDYTIKSFNTAWKYRIPTFVLGDGYQAKMRESLTMYDPATRGIEMVNTSPFVGLPGTAGVDRDPAHLRNTYNTEEELYEVVSNLVADYEKVAPEIVESESFDCDDAEVVVLAHGVVSRAAVEAIRELRKAGIKAGHFRPITLRPFPDQELKAVANQAKKLLVVESAQGQFAKLCQHSLYGNSTPMEYIFKPGLGITSDEIMNKVKSML, encoded by the coding sequence ATGGCTGATAAGCCGATTCAAGGAGAAAAACGGATGTTCGTAACGGGTAACGAGGCAGTTGCTTACGCTGCTCTTGCTGCCGATGTAGATATTATGTATGGTTATCCGATTACGCCTCAGAATGAGATTATGCATTACTATACCCGTCTAGCTCCAAAGTACAACAAGCCTTTCTTGCAGACAGAAGATGAGATTTCTGCTGGCTTTACAACAGTCGGTGGTGTTATGTCAGGAAAAAGAGCTTTCACAGCCACAGCTGGTCCTGGTAACACCTTGATTCAAGAGTCTATGTCCATGGCTGAAATGATGCGTATTCCAACCGTCGTTGTGATTATGCAACGAGGCGGTCCATCAACAGCAACAGTTATCTACTCACAACAAGAAGTAACCATGACTTGCTATGGTGCTAACGGAGAGGGAATCCGTGTTGTCTACTCCACTTGCAATCACCAGGAGTTATATGACTACACCATCAAGTCTTTCAATACAGCTTGGAAATATCGCATTCCTACCTTTGTTCTCGGTGATGGCTATCAAGCAAAGATGCGTGAATCTTTGACCATGTATGATCCTGCAACGCGGGGCATTGAAATGGTCAACACTTCCCCCTTTGTTGGTTTGCCTGGAACGGCTGGCGTAGATCGCGATCCAGCCCACTTGAGAAACACCTATAACACAGAAGAAGAACTCTACGAAGTGGTAAGCAATCTAGTGGCTGATTATGAAAAAGTGGCCCCTGAGATTGTAGAAAGTGAGAGCTTTGACTGCGATGATGCTGAAGTTGTTGTGCTCGCTCACGGTGTTGTGAGTCGTGCCGCTGTAGAAGCCATTCGGGAACTGCGTAAAGCAGGTATTAAAGCAGGTCACTTCCGTCCCATCACGTTGCGCCCCTTCCCAGATCAAGAACTAAAAGCTGTAGCAAATCAGGCTAAGAAACTGCTTGTTGTTGAATCAGCGCAAGGGCAGTTTGCGAAGCTTTGCCAGCATTCTCTTTATGGGAATTCTACACCGATGGAGTACATCTTTAAGCCAGGTCTTGGGATTACATCGGACGAAATCATGAATAAAGTTAAGTCCATGCTCTAA